The following are encoded together in the Humulus lupulus chromosome 5, drHumLupu1.1, whole genome shotgun sequence genome:
- the LOC133779752 gene encoding uncharacterized protein LOC133779752: protein MASASTRFDLDKFDGTRDFSLWKEKMMVILIFQRIYSTLEVEKQSEKSEKQEKKKDAELIMKQVRTAIVMNLSNNVLRQVIGEKTAAGLWKKLEDLNMKISTSTEIFLKGKMYGFKMNATFSLEQNFDEVNKIVLALSNMGEDIKKADQAVILMNNLPDQFKEMMIVIMYSRDTLTLEVVMSSLRSRDA from the coding sequence ATGGCTTCAGCATCAACAAGATTTGATCTAGACAAATTTGATGGAACTAGGGACTTCAGCTTGTGGAAAGAAAAGATGATGGTCATCCTTATTTTCCAAAGGATTTACTCGACTTTGGAAGTAGAGAAACAATCAGAGAAGTCAGAGaaacaagagaaaaagaaagatgcAGAGTTGATTATGAAGCAAGTTAGGACTGCTATTGTGATGAACCTATCAAATAATGTACTAAGACAAGTCATTGGGGAAAAGACAGCAGCTGGTCTATGGAAGAAGTTGGAGGATCTAAACATGAAAATATCTACATCAACAGAAATCTTCTTGAAGGGGAAAATGTATGGTTTCAAGATGAATGCAACTTTTTCCCTTGAGCAAAATTTCGATGAAGTGAACAAAATAGTTCTAGCCCTTTCAAATATGGGAGAAGATATTAAAAAGGCAGATCAAGCTGTGATACTCATGAACAACTTACCCGATCAATTCAAAGAAATGATGATTGTAATCATGTATAGTCGTGATACACTTACCTTGGAGGTTGTGATGAGTTCTTTAAGATCAAGAGATGCATAA